The nucleotide sequence GATTTGTGTTTGGTGTTGTTACTCTTCGCAAGTTGAAAACATGAGTTAGTCCTCTGACATATAGAATTCATTGCATGACAACCCATGTGTTGAATCACAACTAATTATATTTGACAAAGCCACCCAAGAATAACTTTGGCATATTTTATTaggcaaaatatatttaaaaatatttaaattcccATTAAAATAGCATAAAGCAGACATATCATTTCAGAAGAAATAGATGCACTTAATCATGGTGCACGGTTACAACACAGAAATTACCTAAGTATTTGAACAACTGAAGTAATTGTTACTCTTACATTTACAGATCGCGTtctatatgtacacacacacacacgtgattATGTACAGAAAGGACATGATGCTTACTGCTGTACACAGGGTATCTGTGCACTTCTAGGTAGCGCATAAATGTCCCTGTAAATTAACTACTGTACCCAGTAAGAATTAGTACATACCAATGGGCTACTCCCAGTGACACACGGTGTCACAAACATTATggcattgatttttttcccctttatttaaataaaactattttcatattatacatttcatattttgttacaTTCAAGGTATAGATACAATTTGTATCAACAAGCAAAAGTCAATTCTAGACATTTGTGGCTTAGTTGTTTGCGGCACTTACAAATGGAGGGTGGGGAAGTTTTTTTGTAAAGCAGTAAAATACCAGATTggtaaatttttttgttgtgagATGACTTTATTTTTGGCTTCGAAGTAGTCTATGGCCCAGTGAAGACATGGTCAGTTACCAGTAGTCTTAGAAACAGGCAGAAATAcgtttttgaaacttttttaaatttgtcttcCCTTTTTGTTCTTATGGAAAGAAATTTCCAAATCAAATTTTTTATAACCAGCTAGTACTAATGCATTTTCACCATTATGGGCCCACATTATCCACAAGCATTTTATTTAGAAGTGCCTAAAATTAAACCGtatttatgaaaacaaagtTATTTGGTTCAAGGaacaataacaatttttatCAGATTGACATTTATATAGCCACTAGCTGAtagctaaaagaaaaataacaacttACAATCAATCatgactgttttcattttgataaaTTTGTGTTGTGGCCTACAATACAGTTATTTATTCCTTAACACAACTAACACTATGTTCATCAGGGCAATTGACTATTTCAATGCTCaggtaataaaaaaagcatCTCACTATCATCACTATTTGGTTTCTCAATTAACagctaaaattatgttttatcatCAATGATAtaacaagtttttgtttttatataaatgactAATCAATTATCCTAAGGAAAAAGGGATGGCACGCAAACTTTTAGCGAAATGCTAGAAACAACCTTGACAGCAGCCTTGCAATCTGATTGTTTCACATGAAGAAACATTTAGGCAGTTTATTTCACCTTCTCATGAACAGACAACTGGCCTAAAGTGGCCTTGTCTTttttcatgaaaaaacaaagtcagcAAAGCCCAAAATTCATTTGggcaaaaacacattcaaatgtttttttttcctttatgtcTGTACATATACCACCGTTGTACCTAAACattataaagaaatatatatttttgaagcACCACCAATGAGACACACATAATCCGCCCTGTTAAAGAGAAATACCACTCgggttaaaattgttttaaagtttgtgaTCGCATCAAAACATAATCTAATCatttaatacaaacaaaagcCCAATTTTCTGGATTTTGTGTTTGagctttttgttatttgttttttaattatctcTTAAGATGGTAAAATGTGACAACAATAaactttctctttatttcttttattaacaACCAGGTCTTCAACTGAAATTTGAGATTTAGCTTGTAATACTCTACTGTAACTTGTTAAGTTCAGTCAAGGAGGAGTCCCAAACCCAAATCCCACAAATCAGTGGCATTTCCCTTTAAATGCACACACTGGGATCTTGCTCTTAGGGTTACCCTTACATGTTACAGCCTTTCTGCCATCGCAGACTGAATGTTTCACACGACACTATGTACGAAGGGTGggaatagatttaaaaaaagccagGGATCATTAAAATCGAGGGacttaatttgttaatttggaGAAGATCAATGTGCTTAGCAAAACTGATAATACTGTGGCccatttaatattaatatttattgtgaataaCCTATAGTTTGAGCCTAATGATGCTGGGGATCTTAGATATTTCACAATACACCAAACTGACGGTAAATAATAGGGTTGTTGGCTTAACAACTGTCACACACAACacccttttttgtcttttgctgcattggaGCTTGGCGTCCTTATGTACACCAAAAATTGCAAAAGTTGCATCATGTAAAGCCACCCAATTAGGCCAGTTTTCTCTATCTCAAGGTGCATAATGAGAATATACACAAAATAGTACAACGTTTTGCAATGTCATCTTCACATTTCAACGTTAAATACCTTACTTTAGGGTACTACATGTTGTTACATGTAGGATTTTCACAACATATATCACTAATAGGTAAGAATAGAGATTTGCCAGCAACCACCGTTTTATTGGCaggaaatgatttaaaattagAAAACTGAAAGCATCCTGAGAGCAATGTGCTCCAAGGCACAGCTTAACCCTTCCATGATCCTAGGAGACTGGTTGCATTTAagtttactgtacatctgtaTATGAGCAATTCAGCCTCCCATAAAAAGCTATACAGTAAATTTCATCTTCAACATGCTTTCTAGCATCCACttcattttttataaaattattgaaACATCATACTGTACAAGACAGCAAAAAATGAGTTGAATATTTACTTCACTACCAAAGCTGACAACCAGATTCCTATAATTTTATCTGACAAATCAGGTAAATGTTCAGTCTTATGCAGCTTTCCATCTCTAAAGGTAAGTTTCTAAATCTTCTCTCCATCTACATCAAAGCCTTTTGAAATTATTTCTCAAAAGTTTTACTACCTTTACATGCACATAAGAAACCACTTAACTGTCAGAATTCAGGTGACTCATCTAAATAAGTTGAAAACATCCGTTTACATGCAGTTTTATAGGAAAGGTAATATCTCCCCTCTACGGTTTAAGGAGGTGGCGCTTGCCATTTTTCAAGTGTATGCAATATTttaattagcaaatatttttaatgaagtcTTTGGAAAATTAGTAAGGGAATTAGATCAGCAACAAAAGCTGGAAATCAGCAGactacttaagtgcatgtaaaaatagtcttgaaaacaaaactaacgTGCTCAAAACAAACCTCTCCACTGACAACTTGAAGGTGTCCATTAGAGCTACTGTTTGAAACAACGATGCCTTGATTAAGCACAACATAGTTGACAAAGATATAAATGGGGAAATCCTGGACGCAGCGGTAACTGTACAGGACACTATAGGAAGTTATCCAAACACAGTTAACTTGTCCCAAAATCCCAATTGATCTTGTGAACCAAAATGTGAAGTTATGTAGAATACTAACACTATATAAATTCTTTTTTGGCATTATTTAGCAGCTTATAAATGACTTTGAAATAATGGCTTTTGTGTGAatatatgtacataaatatgtGCACATGTATACAAGTCAAATATCTTTTTTGGCTTGCTTTGTGCACTGTCAAATTCTACCAAAATAGTAGCTTTGTTAAGTGAGGCTGAGAAAATATATCTCTTTAGATACTGAGATAGTGCTTTACATTTGAAACTACAGGAGGCTTCAATGACTGAGACTTTCATTGAAATCAATCAGACAATGACTAAAGCGTGAGGTCATTCAGATATAAGGCCATTAAATGTCATAGTCATGCTGTGAGGTATGTACCTACCTCCCACTTACttattcttaaaataaatgcacaaaaagtcACAAGAGATATTTACAGCAGAGGCAGACCTAAGCAAGGTTATAGTTTCACCGCACCAGCAACACTTTAGATGCCTTTAATAACACATTCACAGGACCTGAACAGGATCTttcaaaactaaataattaatGCTGAAGTATTTGTTAATCTGAGTTATTATTGATATATGACAGCTACAGGCTAATGGTTAGAGAAGCAAGCTTGTGACTGGaaggttgctggttcaatccctgaACTTGAATCTATTTGGAACAACTAGGCCTTCCTCTCCACCGAGGAACCCTTGTGTGATCAGCGTATGAATGCACAAGAGAGGGAGTTCCCAAGTGAAACTACCcagaataaacaaagaaaaaaacaaacaaacaaaaaaaaagcaatcagcAGATCATTGCCACAACAGATACAATATAAAACATGTGCATATaattatgcacatttatttgcttggtaaactgtaaaatatataaatgaaccAACAATTTATTAAGTCACTcactttaattatatttaaaaacatttgtgttgtcAATCCCATCTCACCTTTCAGCCAACCTCAAGTTAACAAGCTCAAAAACTGCTACCAAATTTAACCTGTGTATTGTAATGTATTATACTCGAGGCTGCAAGAGCCagagtaataaaaaatatctttacTATTTAAGGGGGAACCTTCACAAGACTGCTATCGCTACCTTTCTAACCAAGAAACAAAAGACTACAGAGGTATTACTATCCAATAAAGAGCTTCTACCATTAACACTACATTCACTTCATTTATCTGTGCTGGTCTGGTAATAGAAACCACACCCATCCAGTACATTGCGCTGGGTTGGATTTTGGAATTCACCTATTTTCTCTTCCCTTTGGTGCTAAATAATCAAGTTTACATCCTTGCTATTGAGCAATCTAGGCACACCCTGGTTAAGCTgcataaatgacattaaatgttagcttctgtgtttattgcatttatttaaaagggCAGCAAGATAGTTTATTCAGCATGACTTTGATATTGTTCCTTTAGCAAGATCTAACAGGCCAAAaaacagttgttaaatttatCAGGCAAGATAAGCAGAGTCACTATTGGTTAGCTGAAAGGTTTGAGTACATTGACTGCTGTCatataaaatgacagaaaaagtgtcaatttaattttattagaaaaagtaCCATTATGGAATAAGAACAGACTTGAAAAATAGcataataaaaagacatttattcaTCAATGACATTTGTCCTGCCAAATGTTAGGTTATTCcgcatattttaaaatttaaaataacaaatcatgTTATGGTCCAGTTGATCATAGGTACAAAGTTACTATGTAGGTTCTGCTCAggttgtgtgaatgtgttatAAACCCAGGTGTTACCTTTTATCAACTGCATCACActtcatataaaaacaatttaaaagctTAAATGCCATACCACTTAAAAGGCTAATTACTTCTGTCATGTTAGTTACGTAAAATCTGGCAGCTAGATTTCCCaccagatatttaaaaaaattactccTGAGGGCGAATGTTGCACATACAGCAACACTGTGCCTATCTTTTCAATCTAACTCAATCTTTTGACTGTTTCATATAATTAGCTGCTCAGTGGCATGACCTCAGTTTTGTAACAATGACAGCAGCAAGTTGTTGTGGATCTGTCAAATGTGGGTTCTTCTCCATTACTGAGTGGACTACATAAGCAGGAAAGATGTTACACAGGTTCCGATATGTTTGATACTGATGCTCTGGGATGACATACCGCTCTTGGTGTTCAGCTGCAGATGGTGTCTCCCATGGTGAGTTCCAGATTTGTTCCATTTTGTCGGGCATGCTGCGGACCATCACCCGCTCGCAACATGGCATCAAGCTGTTACTCAGTGGATATGAATAATATCCATAGGACTCATTACCACATGGCAGAGGGTCCCAGCTTGCATGCTGCTCACGACACAGTGGGGGTCGCCTCTGTCTCATTGGGTTGCTATCGTATAGCCTTGAATCTGATATGCTGTCCATTCTAGTCATACCAAGAGACCGTGTGGGCTGTGATGACAGAGGTGGAAGGACATTCTGAGTAAGGGGATAGTCTCCAGGGCAGCTGGACCTCGCTTCCACTGCAGCATGCTGTATATGTGGTGCTAGATGAGATCCAGGCTGCTTACGTGGGATCTGCTTGGGCTCTTCTGGTCCATAACTCTGTACTCTAGATAGCGCTTCATGGCGAAACCCATGGGAGAAAGTTTGCATTCTACCCTGAGCAGGAGACTGCTGCTGCACCTTCATACTCTCCTCTAAGCTACTGTCTACAGAGCTTGGGTACAGATCCCCATAAGAAGAGAATGAGTCGCTGTTAGAATGGCTGAGGCAGGATTCCGGGCAGTGGCTGGGATTTCTCTGATAAACGCCATGCTCGTGCTCCATGCTTTCAACATTATGCATGCTGCTCATGCTCATGTTAGAAAAATCACTGTGCAGCGAATAATACCCATGGTCGCTAACTGAGTCGTACTTTGGGAACTGTTCACTGTATGTAACAGAGGCGCCATGACTATTAGTAACTAAAATAGGAGGGTATTGTACGCTGGACATGTGCTCCAGAGAACTGTGTGCAAACTGCAAAGAACCTGGCACTGGGCTGCTGGCTGATCGTGTGTTCAAGGCCCCAGCTGCATGGCTCTTCGCAGGTTGCATGGTGGGGACACTGAGAGCAGACACAAGGGAAGGCACTGAATTTGTCTCAGACTTCCTAATAACAGACAGTGCCTCTGGAGGTTCACAGGCCACTGAACGAATACTCGGGTCAGACTGTCGTTTGGGTGCAACACGTTTGGCCTCAGAGTTGCTGTCCCCCTTTGCAGTTGCTGGGCCAGTACCGCATTTTGCTAAAGCCCCCTCACTCATAGTCTTTACTGCagataattttgcaaaggcccgtAGTTCATCAGCCACAGAACGTTGTGGCTGGTTGACACGTTCTGGATGATAGTACTTGCACTTATGTCCATATGTGCATTTTTTGCCTTGTTTAAAGAAAGAGTAAAGGAAGTTAGAAAAATGTAAGTAGTAGAGTAAATGTTGATAAATGTAAGTACATGAACAAAAATTGAGCATTACACAAATATTGTCTTACCATAAGGGCAGGGTTGTTTTTTGTGCTCAGGAACAACAGGACGCTTACGAAGGAAATTTTCTAAGCTTGGACCATGTCTTCCCAATGGATCATCCGGTGGCATAAACCTATTAAAAGATAGTTATTAAAAATTTTTATGGCAatattaaatgtgaaattaattaTTCCAGGCTGTGTCAGAACACATAATTAAtatcaactttaaatattttcaacatagcaaaaaaaataaacataatataaTGACTAATTAAcccacagacattttcaaaccCAAAGTTCATTTCATCTGGTCCTAATCAATACACAAGCTTGTAAACTTAATCCATTTTCCCCTTGGTTGGCTTCACCCAGAAAAACCCAAGCACATTAGAATGATCAGTACAAATCACATGAGAATGGTCTTGTCTGCTCTCAGCTTAAATGGATCTAGGAGAAGAACAAGAtggtaaacacagaaaaaacaaagacactgtTTTGTTCCTATGAGTGAAAAATTACTATGAAACATGGAACAGCTGCCCAATTGGCATTTGCTCATAACCACAGTAATTATCTGGGCAATGTACTGAGCAAAACTCTGCCAGCATAATGATGTATGctcttttaaaaagattttgaacataaaatagcacttcacactttttaaagaaaaattgcTGTGAACAAGTCATTGAATATAAATCAGCTTGTTTGGGCTGGGCCACATGCTTGCCACAAACTAACCACTTCAGAATTTGCTTGGGAATGGACCGAGACCACATCTAGTAAAGGGTCTCGGCGGGTTGTTTTGGTCTTCGCAAAAGTGGGATTTCTGTGATCAGTCTATCCAAAACAAACTGCATCACGGAAAAAATAGAGCAGAGTTTGATTCAATTTACGGAACAaggtatattttaaaaaatgccctgaaatgttttgaataaatacTACTAACTaactttattataatatttttataatatgtaAAGCAATCCAACCCTTATCCTCCAAACCCATGGCCATTAAGCATAACTGGATATAAGGCAATATGTTTCTTACTTGTCATTGACAAATGAGTACATCAGAAGACGCTCTTCTATAAACTTTTTCCACTCCGGCTTCTCATTTTGCAAGTCCCTGTAGTTGTCATTTGACACAATAATTCCATCAGAATCATAAGCCAGCTTCACTATGAAGCGATCATCATAGCACACCACCCTCCTGCCTTGAACTCGTCGAGAGGGGGTGAAAACCAGAATCTTCTCTTTTTCCAACTTGCGTAATATTTCTTGATCTGAAGGGAAGTTTTAGTAAAGTTTTTACATCAATAACATTACTTTATAcccatgtaaaaacacacatttttttatcacTGAATATATGCTAAAGAATGTCCCAGCACAGACTGATATTACTCTACCATCAGTGTGTAttatacacatttattcatataaaaCTTACCAGCTACTAAGTACAGCAATTGCCTTACAAATAGCTGTATTACCTGTGATGAGGGCATCAGGTCTCGACTGTTCTTTTCTCCAGGCT is from Channa argus isolate prfri chromosome 22, Channa argus male v1.0, whole genome shotgun sequence and encodes:
- the zc3h12b gene encoding probable ribonuclease ZC3H12B; translated protein: MTAWSLVEKLKMEKRPCREENIDSSEARHATDEDGSSSESESEEQQLQRVQVNSSSCKKREPLAVTKPHRQLCRSPCLDRPSFSQSSTVQDFREDESSTGPGIKPFSDKEYQTKMEFALKLGYSGDQVETVLSKLGAAALINDVLAELVRLGNKVEPENQPCSSTSTLISWSPCVKETVSPEVSVEEESVDTFDNLRPIVIDGSNVAMSHGNKEVFSCRGIQLAVEWFREKGHKDITVFVPAWRKEQSRPDALITDQEILRKLEKEKILVFTPSRRVQGRRVVCYDDRFIVKLAYDSDGIIVSNDNYRDLQNEKPEWKKFIEERLLMYSFVNDKFMPPDDPLGRHGPSLENFLRKRPVVPEHKKQPCPYGKKCTYGHKCKYYHPERVNQPQRSVADELRAFAKLSAVKTMSEGALAKCGTGPATAKGDSNSEAKRVAPKRQSDPSIRSVACEPPEALSVIRKSETNSVPSLVSALSVPTMQPAKSHAAGALNTRSASSPVPGSLQFAHSSLEHMSSVQYPPILVTNSHGASVTYSEQFPKYDSVSDHGYYSLHSDFSNMSMSSMHNVESMEHEHGVYQRNPSHCPESCLSHSNSDSFSSYGDLYPSSVDSSLEESMKVQQQSPAQGRMQTFSHGFRHEALSRVQSYGPEEPKQIPRKQPGSHLAPHIQHAAVEARSSCPGDYPLTQNVLPPLSSQPTRSLGMTRMDSISDSRLYDSNPMRQRRPPLCREQHASWDPLPCGNESYGYYSYPLSNSLMPCCERVMVRSMPDKMEQIWNSPWETPSAAEHQERYVIPEHQYQTYRNLCNIFPAYVVHSVMEKNPHLTDPQQLAAVIVTKLRSCH